DNA sequence from the Daphnia pulex isolate KAP4 chromosome 8, ASM2113471v1 genome:
CACGCCACCCCCAGTTTTAGTTACCCCACGCCTCCGGTAGGAGTGCCCCATCAAGGGATACACTCCTGATTTTCGCCTATTGATGCCGCATCAATCTACGCAATTACATGCATGCAGCGCGTCCTCACTCTGTCGCAGTACAAGTGGGTCGACATCACActcattctttatattctcGCTGTAGAATAAGCTCGCAACCACAATCATTTTCGCCTATTGATACCACATCAATCTACGCCATTACATGCAGGCAGCGCGTCGTCACTCTGTCGCAGTACAAGGGGGTCGACATCACACTCATCCTTTATATTCTCGCTGTAAAACAAGCTCGCAACCACAATCATGGCCACAACCATCGCTGGCTCTGTCAACCATCGACGAAGTACTCGACGCCGCCACATCGCCGGATCACGGCGTCCGACGACCTCGACACGATTCCAGTCTTCCGACGTCGaagcagccgccgccgctgccgaaGTCGATCTCGACGACGAAATCGGGGAATTGAAAAAGAGTCGGCCGGCCATTCAGGTcccgaggaagaagaggaagacgacgacgaggaagaagagaagaacaaACGGGCCCGCGTCGAGTCGATCGTGTCGACGATGCGCACCTCGACCCCGGCTGCAATCAACGGCTGCAAGAAGCGCAAACTCTACCAGCCCCAGCAGCACGGACACAACTTCACCTCCGagggagaggaggaggacgatgAGACAACGGACGATCGCAACGATTCACTTTCAGAGGAACAACACGAACTCAGCATGGCCCGCGCCCAAGCTTCCTCTCGCTCCAGCTCAgcccagcaggagcagcagcaccaacggGCCGAGAAATCCAGCAGCGAgccggcccagcagcagcagcagcagcaaacccGCCGGCCTGTCCGAGACGACGCCGGCCGCTCGACATGATGcagatgcagcagcaacagcagaacGATCCCATTCGATCCCTTCAGGAGCGCATCGCTTCGCTCCACCAGCAGCGCTTCGCCGcactccagcagcagcagcagcaccaacggGCCGAGAAATCCAGCAGCGAgccggcccagcagcagaagcagcagcaaatcCGCCGGCCCGTCCAAGACGACGCCAGCCGCTCCCGCAGCGCCCTCCATCAGCCAATCAATTTCGGTATATGCGTTCCAATATGTCAAACAGCGAATTGAGTCACGTCTCCCAGGCTCATGCGGCCTACCTGGACGCCAACCGTCGCATGCTCAtggagcaacagcagcaacgccAGCAAGCGCCTATCAAATCCGTCGTCCAGcagatgcagcagcaacagccattGCCGACGGCCCAGCAGCCCGTTCTACAAATGACCAGCACCCCAAAGAATCCGGTCTCCTCACCCAACAACACGGAACTCAAAGGTTTggctgaaaagttgaaatcgGAGTTGGCCTCGTCTTTGGCCCAGTTGGTGGACAACACTCTGTCCCGCTTTGCCGccgcccagcagcaacagcagcgctCCCGTCATCACGTCATCGTCAACAGCCAGAAATCTTCGGCCAACTCTGTTACCGGCGAAGAATCTGAATTGAGCAAATTGCAACGAGGCCGCGTTATCGACCGCGGAATGCAAAACGGCGATTTGGCCGCCCTCGGTTTGACGTCGACTCCGTTCTTGCGGACGCCCTACGGCCCACTTCCGCATCATCTCTCCCCTCAACAGCAGTCTCCCAATTCCGCTCTAAACCACATCGTCAACTCCATTGGAGCTGGAATCCATCCGGCTGCCGGTTTGGCCAACATCGGCCAGCAGttcacccagcagcagcagcagaaacagCAACAGAAAGAACAAGACTCCATCGAGGCCGATGCCGCTGAACAGAACGAGGCCCTCAGCTTGGTCGCCTCGCCCAAGAAGCGTCGCTTTACCCCTGccgcca
Encoded proteins:
- the LOC124200720 gene encoding homeobox protein prospero-like, with amino-acid sequence MRQRTIATIHFQRNNTNSAWPAPKLPLAPAQPSRSSSTNGPRNPAASRPSSSSSSKPAGLSETTPAARHDADAAATAERSHSIPSGAHRFAPPAALRRTPAAAAAPTGREIQQRAGPAAEAAANPPARPRRRQPLPQRPPSANQFRYMRSNMSNSELSHVSQAHAAYLDANRRMLMEQQQQRQQAPIKSVVQQMQQQQPLPTAQQPVLQMTSTPKNPVSSPNNTELKGLAEKLKSELASSLAQLVDNTLSRFAAAQQQQQRSRHHVIVNSQKSSANSVTGEESELSKLQRGRVIDRGMQNGDLAALGLTSTPFLRTPYGPLPHHLSPQQQSPNSALNHIVNSIGAGIHPAAGLANIGQQFTQQQQQKQQQKEQDSIEADAAEQNEALSLVASPKKRRFTPAASNNNNKTTSSERNSSPAPGHRDNAETRPYFVSCCLSKQSCPPFPFLCIKRNQNRKERACIDFTECVKQTTLVRA